In the Streptomyces sp. cg36 genome, one interval contains:
- the ehuB gene encoding ectoine/hydroxyectoine ABC transporter substrate-binding protein EhuB, producing MARSIARRTILATGAAAALGAAGCSRVPDGDALGRLRSQGSVRLGIAGEVPYGYVDEDGEFTGEAPELAKVIFKRLGIGHVQPVATDFSSLIPGLNSQQFDVVSAGMYLTKERCAQVLFADPEYQMLDAFIVRRGNPKGLRDYADVVRTRARFATGAGYAEIRYAVAAGIPEKDIVILQDQVAGLNAVESGRVDVFAGTALTTRAVVRKSSRAEATAPFAAVVDGKRKIDGGGFAFRPTDTALRDAFNREIHKMRDSGELFRIMRPFGFTRAEMTTLTAKELCR from the coding sequence ATGGCTCGATCAATTGCACGACGAACGATTCTGGCCACCGGGGCCGCCGCCGCGCTCGGCGCCGCCGGCTGCTCCCGGGTGCCCGACGGCGACGCGCTGGGCCGGCTCAGATCGCAGGGGTCGGTCCGGCTGGGGATCGCCGGGGAGGTGCCGTACGGCTATGTCGACGAGGACGGCGAGTTCACCGGGGAGGCCCCCGAACTCGCCAAGGTGATCTTCAAGCGGCTCGGCATAGGCCATGTCCAGCCGGTCGCCACCGACTTCTCCTCCCTGATCCCGGGCCTCAACTCGCAGCAGTTCGACGTCGTCTCGGCGGGGATGTACCTCACCAAGGAGCGCTGCGCGCAGGTCCTGTTCGCCGACCCCGAGTACCAGATGCTCGACGCGTTCATCGTGCGCAGGGGCAACCCCAAGGGCCTGCGCGACTACGCCGACGTGGTGCGCACCCGGGCCCGCTTCGCCACCGGTGCCGGCTACGCCGAGATCCGGTACGCGGTCGCCGCCGGGATCCCGGAGAAGGACATCGTGATCCTCCAGGACCAGGTCGCCGGGTTGAACGCGGTGGAGTCCGGCCGCGTCGACGTGTTCGCCGGGACCGCCCTGACCACCCGCGCGGTCGTCAGGAAGAGCAGCCGCGCCGAGGCCACCGCGCCCTTCGCCGCCGTCGTCGACGGCAAGAGGAAGATCGACGGCGGCGGCTTCGCCTTCCGCCCCACCGACACCGCGCTGCGCGACGCCTTCAACCGCGAGATCCACAAGATGCGCGACAGCGGCGAACTCTTCCGGATCATGCGGCCGTTCGGCTTCACCCGGGCCGAGATGACCACCCTCACCGCCAAGGAGCTGTGCCGATGA